The following DNA comes from Girardinichthys multiradiatus isolate DD_20200921_A chromosome 2, DD_fGirMul_XY1, whole genome shotgun sequence.
gcaGTAGGGCTACACATCTTAATTCAGATCTTTTACAGAATGAAGGATGGTGTCTGGAAGAACCTCTCCACAACACTGGTTCTACAGCGTCGAAAATAAACGTgacaatatttttctttttaactacCAGATGTTGCCAACATCTCAAAGAATCCACATATTCAGagacatcaaaacaaaaaaaggctaTAACTTAATCCAGGTGAAATACTGAGGAATGACACAGGGTATTAGTATTGAACACACCTACTGAAATGTATTAAGTACTAAGCAGAAAAGCCTTTGCTGGTAACGGATTTGAACATGATGCTGCATTGTTCATGTTTGGTTTTGTCCCATTCTTCCACACCAACTGTTTTCAGTTGTGGTTCGTTTTGATTTTCTCTTGTATTCCAGTCAGTTAATTAGCTGGAACATTCTAGCAGCATTATCAGCCATCAGTATGCTTGGACTGAACCAAATAAATTCGCTGGTTCAGTTAGAACTGAGGGGGAGCAGGTTGGCTTTCCAACTGATAGATTTTAGTGACTTCTTCTGCTTTCTATCGCTTTTTGCTGCTTCTTTTCATGTGTTCCTTGTGTGATTCCACTTTATTACACAGAACTTGATTTATGGACTTAATGCTTCGATTTTCTTTTTGCATGTGTGCATTTCTTGAGTTGTTGCCAATATTTGGTGTACATTTCATGTCAGTATCCAAATAAGAAAGTTAATTACTGAGAAAAACAATTTGACATGTTGAATTCTTATTTTTCCTGCTTTGGCAGAGCCAAAGTTTCCTGGAAACTGATATGTCACTGAGATGTATAAGATACAGCTGGGGTTACCAGAAGCAGCTAAAAATTCTCTGCATTTTTAAGTTTAATAAGTagcaattgttttaaaatacttataGTTGTATATCTCGGGTGCTCCCTTTGGCAGTACTAGCTGTAGTTCAGCAGAATACTGAAATTCCTTTTGATATCACGTATTAACCAATTTAACACCAAGCCATTTAACTATGGTAATCTGAACGGAGACAACTAGAAAAGATGAGTGGGTCAATAAAATCATGGTCCTGACTCCAAATGGAAACTACTTCAAAGAGAAGCGCAGTGAGGAATAATTTGGAAGCCACTGTAGAAACTGAAGTAGATCATAAACAAGGAACAAGTGCCAGTGGACCCATGTGCAGCACCAGTAAGGTACCTATAGGACCTGCTAGTAACCAAAAGGTGCAAAATTATGGACAAAAAACCCAgagttattttacagttttgtttttaagtgcTGCAGGACAGAGAAAGATTCATGACTGTTTGCTTGGTATTCGGTGATCCTTTAAGCAAGAAGTGTTCAAGACTTATGCAACCTTCAACTAGGTCTTCATGATAGCTGGAAGGCATTTACCTATGATGCAGTTTCTGAAAATTGCAATTACAATATGGATTACCATTAACTGACATTTTCCtgacactttttctttctttaccatCACACAATGGTCCCTAACCCTCTTCATGACTTTTAGCATCTCATCCAATAGAGATCTACACCATGTATGGGTATTAAGCACAGATGGAGTTCATCGAAGTGACACAATTCATCATGGATTCGCCGAGCGTGATTGCCAAACGCTTGAAATATAATATCCTACCAAACAGTGTCCAGGCAGTGCTTGGCGATTGTGAGATTGCAAACACTGGTAATGCGATGTTGATTGCAAATCAATACATCAATAAGTAGGAAAAATGGGAAAGGTCTTACTTTTGTTGCTCTGGTGTGTTAGACATAACATCATTGCGGTGGTATTTGGAGAGCTTAGCGGTTTTTGAGGCTGTAATCATGTTCAAAGGTTTGCCCTGCTTTACCTGACTTCTTCTCAATGAGGGTTTAATACCACTGTCTAAGAACAGCATCTATTTAGTCACTGCATGTGAGAAGGCCCTGACAGTTTTCCCACTTTTCTAACACACACCAGTTAAGCCAAAGGGTGGTGGATGGAAACAGCaatgtttaaagaaacattttactgCATAGATGTCCTCCCACTATGCTATAATAAATCTTCTCCTTAAATCATTCTAGAATagttgtgaaaaatattttacaaagcaAGCATATCAGAAAAAGGCAGGAGAACACACTCACCTACAATGGCAAGGTTGTGTTCAGATCCACATACAATCtgtagagaaaaaaagagaaacacattCAAAATATACAGACTGGGCAAAATATTAAAACCACTGACAGGAGCAGATAACACCAATAAACTCTTCATCATGCCAGCTGCTACAGAGTGGGAAATATTAGGCAGCTAGTGAACATTTTGTCCTTAAAATGGATGTTGGAATCTGGAAAAAAATGGCTAACGTAAGAATTTGAGTTGATTTGACGTACCTAAAGGCCGAACTTCAAAATTCCTCATTTTTCACACCCaaatttctggatttttttcttaatgttcTGTACATTTAAGAACAAAAAATTCATAGTGACCTGCTTGAATTGTAATGTTCTCTGTGGGTTCCACAGATCATGATCACAATGCTGACACTggcttcctgtttttatttcactgcATTTTTGGCATCTGGATTAAGTCAgaccaattttattttgaaatctgcaGCTCTTATTTAGATTATactataataaataatttaaaacataggTTGTTAGCTTTGGCACCTTTATTTAGTTTGTGAAGTTTACAAAAGTCAACAAGTTTCAtccagctttttgtattttaacacGGTCTTGTTGAAAGACCACAGATCCAGTTCAGCGTTAGCTGAAGTTTTCAATTGTCCAAAAAGTAGTGAAAtagtattttttcttttgtttttaaatgcgtGTGCATTTAGCCGGGAAGTCCAAAACCAAAGTACTGATGGGTAAAATCAAACAGTTCAAATCAAACAATGATTTTGGAAAACCAGTGATAAAGAATGCCATTTAAGTATAAACCAATGTAAAAATTCCTGCATCTATTAGGCAATATTAGGCAACCAATGATGACagaaaagtctggaaatacaaactccatttccctttttctgtactaataaaaataaataatattttttgggtttttgtggcactagtagCATTTACTCATTAGTAGCTGGACAAGAAGAAATATCAGAGAGAGAAGCGCCAGACGTGTAGTAAATGGCCagaggccaggaattgaacctgTGACAGCTACATTAAGGACAGCAGCCTCCGCATACGGTGCTGCTGCTCTACAACTGAGCCAGTGGGACCCTCTACTTTTCCAGATTATAGGACTGTAAGAACCCAGCACAGTGGAGTCTGTGCCTAAATGGGCCAGGTCTGTTTTGGCAGCACCAAGGAGGCCGATACATGAATATGCAAGTGGTCATAATGTCATCCCTGAATGGTGTATGCTAAAACCACAAAAAGATCCAGAGGCCATTGTGCCAAGTTGGACACATGGAAATGTCTGCCACAAAACCTGATgataaaatatcttaaaatatCTTGAACAGGttcacattttatattttaaagcagaaaactgGAACAGAAAAATCCAACTAAAACCTCTCAGAACACAACAGGGAATGCTAGAGgagttcatgcttccatttcAGGATAGATATGCTGCAGGATCCAAACATTTGCAGAtgtaacacttttctttttctctccacGTCATTCACAACAGTGGCTGTTGCTGAAGAAACGTGTtaaagatatttatatttaactgGTAATTAACTAACACTGCACTGCTGATACTGCCCCCTGTTTTTATCAGAGGCTCAACTGCATTGAAAGGGCGCTGTTTAGGATGAAACTTCCACCCGAGCCAACCCATAATAACAAATATACCTATTGATTCCTGAGCCACTGATCATTTGTAATTTATTCCTCCTCATACGATTTAATGTCTCATAAATCGCAGCAGCTTACCTATTATTATGTTTGCAGTATTTCAGTATTTAAAGGCCTAAAATGGGGAGGTGTTGCTAAAAAATGGCCACTTCTCTAGTTCATGTTGCTTTTCATTatgcacataaacacacacaaggtGATTCCTATTTGACACGGGTCAGTGCAGCTGCAATAATCTGTACTCAGTGTGGGAATGATCCAGCACTTACCCTTGTCCGTCCCTGACATCAACTTCATTGACAAAGCCTTGCTTCCATACAGccgccatcagaccacaggtTAACTGCTGCAACTCTGATCTTCACAACTAATTACTCTTATGAGAGAGAGATGTTAGCCCTCACTGAGCAGTTGTCCCCCTTCTGATTCATAAATAATCGCATGCATTTTCAGAATGCACAAAATCAAAATGAAGTATCTCGTGATATTAAACGAACATCTGCCACTGTTTTATCTGTGGTCGTCTGGTGCCCCCTGCTGAACCACTGAGGATATTTCAAAGCTTACCTACCGGAACGctatacaaaaagaaaaccctCAACAATGAAAAGGCGGAAACATTGCCAAAAAATGAATGCTGACATACTGTAGCTTACCTGTGTTGCTCCATTAAGGGATGCAACTTCTACAGGGAGGAAATCCTTCCTGATTCCCTCCACTACAGAACCGGGAGAAAGCTTCTCAGCATTCCCACTGACTGAGGCTGGTCGACCAAGCTGTCCATAATCTCCTCTGCCCCATGTGAATACTCTGCCACTCTCTGGAACGGGTTTAGAACCATTACAGTTATTTTTGGACATGGACATCTAATATAAGTTTCCACAATATTAAAGAATTAAagtaatgtaaataaatattctgaatttattttatgtctgaaattaaatgaaaatgcaatttctagtgaggaataaattaggacaATTGGGAAGAATGTTTTTGGGACAGATTAGTCTAAAATTGAATTATTTGGGcaccagaacagaggacatgtttggcaCATAACAGATACAGCTTTCCAAGAAAAGAACCTCTTAAAAAATGAGAACCATGCAGGTGTAAATGTCATGGTTTAGGGATGCTTTAGTATCAGCTCTAAATTCTACCATGTAAAATAGGTTGagaataaatttaaaacatatattaaaaaaattaaataatactgAAGCACTACTAGACCctcaacatgacaatgactcaAAACATCCTAGTAAATCCACCCAAGACTGGCTCAGAGTTAAGAAATAGAAAGTACTAGGCCGAGTCAAAGCTCAGATCTTGATCTTTTTGAGTTGCTGTTGGGTGATTTAATACAGGCTGGAAGTACAAGAAGCCCCTCAAACATCTCAtagctgaaagtgaggagtAGAACAACCTTACAACGCTAGCTATTAGAaagtaaacacatttttgttgatatCTGCTGTTTAATAATTAAGAAAGGGCTTATTTTTGCAGTTTAGCTGTATTAAATCCCTTCCATCCACTGAGAAGAGAAATGAGATAAGACTTTAATTTGTGAAGTGAATATTTACAAGAGTatcctattttttatttttttttcaaatgactgGTTGAAACATAGCAGGTTGGTAAGCTATTCTGTTCCTGGTAAGTATCTCAGCCACGCCCTGAGCATCTATGCCTTCGTACCTGTTTGAGCCACAACGTGCGTCCAGCCGCTGCACACCTTTATAACTTTCTCTCCCTTTAGCAGAGATGGATTGAGCAGACCGGGAGAGGGCAGAAAGGGCTCAGCTGTAGCCAGCTGGCCAAATTTATTGCTTCCCCACAGGAATAATCGACCTTCTTCTGCAAAGACAAAGGCCGAGCAATAACGGAGTCATTTGTCAACTAACTCCAGGACAGATGTGAGGTCAGACTAGGCATATGAGCATGAAGTGCAACACATCTTACTATAAATGACTGACAAATCAGGCGAGGAAACACAGAGAGAAACCTTGTGCCAAATTAAGTGCTCTGGCACTACACCCACCAAGGGTGGTGAAGAACCATGGTGTTATTTATGATTTAAACACATCAGTTTTATaactaaaacagcattttgttaCATAAAGGACATTGATAGAATATGTCTTTTGTCTCTCCCAAGCCAATGCAGAGACTTAATATTTTTATGACCTGCAGAAAACAATATTGTAATGCTCTTCCTTCTGGtctttgaaaaaagaaataaaaggaaacaggGTTCATAACTACAATTAATACAAAGCTCACAGCACATCTTTTAGAAAAAGACTAGAAAGAGAGCTcccattattatatttttaaggcTTTTCTTTCTGTGTTATTAAAGGGCTGATTATAATAGTCGTTTAATATGTTTAAAAGCCATAAATGGCTTTAGCTTCAAGTATTTGTCTGAGTTTTTATTGTTGTGCCTTCCAGATCCCACAGATCACCAGATGCAGGTATTTCATCGGCCTTTAAAGCtaaaacttttactttttatgacCCCTGACAGCCTTCCTGGGAACCTAAGAGCAGCTGAGACTAACAAGACATGGTTTCAGGTTACAGTCTgattaataacaaaataaacgTGACAGTATTTGACAAGCCAAAACATGAAGCTTGTTTAAGCTAGTCAGCACAAATTTCTTACCTGTTAAGAACGCACAGTGTGCCGAACCTGCTGTTACAAGGTGTGATTTCCTCAGGCTGAGACCTGCAGCGTTGGCAAAAAACACGtgtcacatttttaaattaccaCTAGAATAAAGAGCGGTCATTTATTCTGCCACTGTTGGTATTTCAGCTCAGTGCATGTTACCTGGTACCAGACAGGGAACCTTGGAGTTCAGATGTGATGGAACAGGGTGGGGACTGAGCGCTCTCTTAGCATGACTGAAAAGACCGGTTCCCCACTGATACACAGACCCTGAGGCTTGAACAGAAAAACAGGATTCATGGCTTCACTcttacatgaaaacaaaaaaacagtcagTCTATGGGGCTACCTTACCACTAACTGCAAGTGAGTGTCTTAGTCCGGCTGCTACACTCACCACTGGCTCCTTCAGAGCCTGAGAACGAACAGCACAATTATTCATCGGATCTGAAGAAGTGAGGTTTGTAAAACTCTGAAGCAGAGAGaatatacaggtgcatctcagtaaattagaatatataaACGATATACATtacatagatttattacacacagtgaTAGATTTCAAGCGTTTATTCAGTTTTGATTATTGCTTACAGCTACTGAAAACCATAAAATTCTGTCACACAGGAAATAAGGTATTTTTTTTAGACACTAgcggtttttatttttccaatttttctaAAGTAAGTTGACAGGAAATAGGGTGGAGAGAGCGGGGGAAGGAGCCATTCGATGCCACGACAGCCTGCATCAAGGACCAAGGCCTCCGTACAGGGTCGAGCACTTAAACACCTGCGCCGCCAGTTTCTATACATTTTAATACATTAATGTCATGTTATGGTCATGTTAGAGCCTGTACAAtaatggggaagactgctgacttgacagatatGCAGCAGACAGTTATTGACACCCTAAATAAGGAGGGTaagctaaagaagctggttattCACATTCCTGTAGCCAAGCATATTTAGAAAAAGTTGAATAGAAAGAAGACGTTTGGCAGAAAAGGGTAcaaaagcaacagggataaaCAGGGATAACTTTGTGAGAGTTTCACAGGGTGGGTGTGGCCACTACACACAGACATGTTGAGGACATGGGGTGAAACTGTTGCACTGCCTATGTCAGACTACTCTTGAACCAAAGACAACATCAGaagcgtcttacctgggctaagcaGAAAtaggactggactgttgctcagaaATCAGAGTCCCTAGTGTCCGGGGAAAGAGTGGAAAGACATAATCCAGGCTGTTTCAGAtacagtgtgaagtttccacaggcAGTGATGATCGGGGCAGCGAGGTcatctgctgatgttggtccactttttttttttttgatcaagtccaaaatcaCCCCAGCTGTCTACCAGGAAACATTGGAGCACATCATGCTTCCCTCTCCTAACAAGCTATAAggaaatgctgatttcattttcctgcTAGACTTGGCACTGGCCCACGCTGAAAAcgtaccaatacctgctttcAAGGTGGTGAtttcactgtgcttgattgacAGACAAACCTAACTGAACCTGACAGAGactctatggagtattgtcaataAGAAGatcagtgtgtaatgaatctatgagtttcactttttgagtgAAATCCTGACATACATTCTCTTTTTAATAATCTTCTATTTCATTGAGGTGCACTTGTATAATTAAAGACATGGCTGACATGCACTCACCTCAACAGCTAGAAGCTCAGCAGTGTGTGTGACTGTCTGTCCAACACCCAACTGTCCGAATGCATTAGAACCACATACCAGCAGTTGGCCAGAATCTGTCAGggttacaagaaaaaaaacatctgcataaaaacaagaaagcaaGCAAGTACAACGTATTTATATTTTGACAGACAGCCAGAAATCACTACAGAGGTTTTAATTGCTTTCTAAAACAGAATCAACGAAACCCAATCAGAACGGATGATTTTCCTGGACCCAGAGCATCAAAGAGGTTTCTGTCTTGTATGAGACACAAATCCTGAGCCAGCAATTGAAGCCTATGAGCCGCTCTCTATTTATGAAGATGGAAGAGATCATCTGGAGCCTGGTTAATCAGAGCTCTAGAGGATTTTAAACATCTCCTGGGAGTCAAagtaaactgtttaaaaaagaaaaattatgagCTAGTTTACTAAATTATGTTAGTGGTCTGGCTGCAGCATTTTTGCATAGCTTGGAGGAATGAAAGATGAGATTAATATAATCCAGTTACCAGTGTAATGAAAAAAATTCATAAAGAGAAAACAATTTGTTATAAAGAGGAGTCAGTTACTaaaccaaaattataaatgCTGGTTTTAGGCGTTGAGGAAAAGGAAGCAAGTGGTCAACCTTTTCTCCTGGTGTCAGTCTTGTTGgcatttaaaacaacattacTTCCAAAGAACTAGTAGCTAATCCAGGTTAGATAACACTGACATATGGAAATGGAGATTTGACCATGTTTAACACCCATGATTTAGGCTCTGCTTCAGTTTCAACAGGCAGGGTGTAGCAAAGTCTTATGAGATCTTCTTATTTTAAGAGATGTGAAGTCAGGATGAAATATGTTATCatcttgtgtttatttttatactgaCTGATTCATTCTCTAAACAGAGGCTAATTTGACCATAGatccattttcagtttattacAGCAGAGGAAGCAAACACTGATGCACTGTGGTTAAAATAAGCTTTATTTTGTAACGATAGGTCTGCATAATAATACTGAAATGTATCCACTGTGAATTTGACATGATGATCCATGCAGTTATTTGAGTCAACTAATCTAtcaacaaacattaaaataccCATTTGTTACTAAGATGTGGTTTCTAAGCAGCGTTCTCTACTCACCAGTGAGGAGAAGAGTGAAATCCCAGCCGCAGGCTACATTTGCGACTTTGTGATTTAAAACGGGGCAGAGTTGAAGAGTTAAGACATCAGTATTGTGACCAAGTCCCAGCTGGCCTTTGTGATTCTGTCCGCACACAAAGACctctccacttcctgttcaacacagaagaaaaagaaaaaccttagAAAAACAAGCACTGTGTTGTTTAGTGAAAGTAAACGCAGCATGTGCTTCAAAATGTAGATGCTTGATTGAGGTTATGACAGAGATGGGACCAGGTTAGTTAAGTCTTTCCACTCATGCCAAATCCAAAGTAAAGACAGGCTTAGATCAAAGTCTGATGTCCTAAACTTTGAATTTGACTGAAGACAGAGCAACAATAAACAACCAGCGAGCACCACTGAGCAGAAAGTGCTGATGTTTCCTTTCACAGTTAGCCCTATCCCAGAACTGTCCTTTTTTATAGCAACTTATCAGTTTGTTATTGAAACAccttaaaaaaaatgacattttattttatattattgttattgtaaatTGGCATTGTATTTAGGAGCATAtttattatgtaaaataaataaagacaaacatgGCCTCCTTGCACTGGCCCCCTGTTCACTACAGGGTTAATTTCAAATTTCTGGTTTTAACCTTCACGGCAATCCGTGGTCAGACCCTTAAATACATTCTGGACCCATTGGATCCTCTATTTCCATCTAGGACTCTGAGGTCTTCAAGTCAAATGTTGTTGGTGGTACCACGAACCCATTTTAAAACCCATGGAGACCGCCCTTTTTAGGCAGAGGCTGCAAGGCTCTGGAACGCTCTCCCACTGTGCCTATGCTGCACAGACTCCACAGACCTTCAAGAAACAACTAAaggcatttttattcagaaatacCTTGCttgatgtgttttgtgttttaattactctgtgaaaggtgctatagacataaaattttactttttacttaCTTATGTAAAGACTTGATGATTATAGAAATAAAATCCCACGTGGCAGCGTTGTAATTTTTTACCTTAATAAAGTTTCAATTACAATAAATCTTTAGTGTTGCAGAGAATTATTATGCAAATGCATTGAGGTAACTTATTATTTTATAGTATTTTACAGACAAAGCTTCAGTTCTGAAACTTGACTGCATGTTTTGTTTGAGCCGGAGATTCTGGGTAATTTGCATAAACTGGCAGCAAATGACTAAAAGTAATGTTCgttgatttaaaatgtgcatAAAAGACACACGTTCTGTTTGGTACAAGATGTCGAAGCGTTTTGAAGTCAAGAGCCGCAAAGTCCTAGTGAAATTGCGAGTTACTGGTTTAAAGTCCCATACAAGTTCCAGGTCTTTTGTGGTTTGATCAGGTCCACAGAGaaacaaagtgaaacattaagtCAAAGAATAAACAGAAAGAGTGAGATGTATTATGTCATATCTGAACTGCTGAATAAGAGTACAGCAGCTTTGCGGGGCGTCATCTGTATGATAAATGGCATCATGCAACTTCTATCAATAAAGCTCTAGATGTTTAGGAACTTCTTTTAAAATCGCAATTCAATCATTCGTCCAGCAGGGGGCTCTATATAACCGCCTAAAGAGTTCTTCTCACAGAGCT
Coding sequences within:
- the sergef gene encoding secretion-regulating guanine nucleotide exchange factor isoform X2, which produces METRSRLTFCLYAWGANSYGQLGQSHVEDRCVPWLSDGSALQDRTARAVGGGGGHSVVLTGSGEVFVCGQNHKGQLGLGHNTDVLTLQLCPVLNHKVANVACGWDFTLLLTDSGQLLVCGSNAFGQLGVGQTVTHTAELLAVEALKEPVVSVAAGLRHSLAVSASGSVYQWGTGLFSHAKRALSPHPVPSHLNSKVPCLVPGLSLRKSHLVTAGSAHCAFLTEEGRLFLWGSNKFGQLATAEPFLPSPGLLNPSLLKGEKVIKVCSGWTHVVAQTESGRVFTWGRGDYGQLGRPASVSGNAEKLSPGSVVEGIRKDFLPVEVASLNGATQIVCGSEHNLAIVGGCLLSWGWNEHGMCGDGSQADVFHPQLVSDLRPVLIGCGAGHSMAVCGVTTGLMQNSDST
- the sergef gene encoding secretion-regulating guanine nucleotide exchange factor isoform X1, coding for METRSRLTFCLYAWGANSYGQLGQSHVEDRCVPWLSDGSALQDRTARAVGGGGGHSVVLTGSGEVFVCGQNHKGQLGLGHNTDVLTLQLCPVLNHKVANVACGWDFTLLLTDSGQLLVCGSNAFGQLGVGQTVTHTAELLAVESFTNLTSSDPMNNCAVRSQALKEPVVSVAAGLRHSLAVSASGSVYQWGTGLFSHAKRALSPHPVPSHLNSKVPCLVPGLSLRKSHLVTAGSAHCAFLTEEGRLFLWGSNKFGQLATAEPFLPSPGLLNPSLLKGEKVIKVCSGWTHVVAQTESGRVFTWGRGDYGQLGRPASVSGNAEKLSPGSVVEGIRKDFLPVEVASLNGATQIVCGSEHNLAIVGGCLLSWGWNEHGMCGDGSQADVFHPQLVSDLRPVLIGCGAGHSMAVCGVTTGLMQNSDST